The Fusarium musae strain F31 chromosome 10, whole genome shotgun sequence genome window below encodes:
- a CDS encoding hypothetical protein (EggNog:ENOG41), with translation MGSASRYVELAQSLIEHGPRKTMQTSRRLRAVHNHTTIVDTTHGVFVWEHDSFPTIYVPAIDVKNAKLADKKNISVELKERAAIAQLVIPAHDSIKEAKVDNVVHFFQDVTLGALSDMVRIEFRSIDQWFEEDEPIFVHAKDPFKRVDILHSTRPIEVKVNGKTVAKATSSMHLLETGLPTRYYLPLSAVDQTVLSKSTVKSKCPYKGEAEYYNIVIDGKTFENLVWYYNHPTLESAAIARLVCFYNEKVDIILDGELQERPKTKFA, from the exons ATGGGTAGTGCTTCCCGCTATGTTGAGCTCGCTCAGAGCCTGATCGAGCATGGTCCCCGCAAGACAATGCAGACATCCCGCCGCTTGCGGGCCGTTCACAACCATACCACTATTGTGGATACAACTCACGGAGTATTTGTCTGGGAACATGACAGCTTCCCCACTATCTATGTGCCGGCGATTGATGTGAAGAACGCGAAGCTGGCTGATAAGAAGAACATCTCAGTGGAGCTCAAAGAGAGGGCCGCGATAGCTCAACTCGTCATCCCAGCCCATGATAGTATCAAGGAGGCAAAGGTGGACAATGTTGTGCACTTCTTTCAAGATGTGACCCTTGGGGCACTTTCTGATATGGTGCGGATTGAGTTTCGCAGTATAG ATCAATGgtttgaggaagatgaaccAATCTTCGTCCACGCGAAAGATCCATTCAAGCGAGTTGATATACTTCACTCCACGCGTCCTATTGAAGTTAAAGTCAACGGCAAAACAGTTGCGAAAGCTACATCATCCATGCATCTCCTGGAGACAGGCTTGCCGACTCGTTACTATCTTCCACTGTCTGCTGTTGATCAGACTGTCCTGTCTAAAAGCACCGTCAAATCCAAGTGTCCATACAAGGGCGAGGCCGAATACTATAACATTGTGATCGACGGGAAAACCTTTGAGAATCTGGTTTGGTATTATAATCACCCAACTCTCGAGAGCGCAGCGATTGCACGACTGGTCTGCTTTTACAACGAGAAGGTTGATATTATCTTGGACGGGGAGCTCCAGGAACGTCCCAAGACCAAATTTGCATAG
- a CDS encoding hypothetical protein (CAZy:AA7~EggNog:ENOG41), which yields MRLLALLLCSAALASPTEPPRCKISPFDATWPIETEWAALNNSIGGTLIKTRPAASSCYETNPFDSPLNCNIVEANWTQSTFHANLPESISSALYANNSCLPPGAPGYNKTRGCHLGGYPSYVVNATSDEQIALAVKWASDRNIRIVVKGTGHDLSGRSGGAHSLSIWTRHMQRVEFDPNWRVPGTNKTDTVLIAASGLIYGDAVGHALKYGHVIVSGNDATVGLGGHIQGGGHGPLSSTFGLAADNIYQVRAVTTQGHILTADATQNQDLLWAIRGGGAGQYGIVTEYVLKAYPAPSVIETGFTMSPSGNSSAAYEATWNAFSELMRLLPDLMDAGLAGAAVVQGNYKAGVSINQGFYAFNKSKTATEKLVQMAIDKINAFAGNDSSILSIVASKTTVYPRYKEFFEALNAGGSNQAGAYSMPSSRLLGRRETSDMNEKVLVSYLKRMLTNSDPEASGMAVIGLQGGPGPAETPKSMRGALLPAWRSIYLHTMSYSLTLDSTLTPAETLAKGARELNDSKEKLWQEWAPDTGAYMNEANPYNPHFKTDFYGPFYSRLLEVKEKYDPTESLWVLSGVGSDAWDYSLDTGKLCRGS from the exons ATGCGTTTGTTAGCACTTCTTTTATGTTCAGCGGCTCTTGCGTCCCCAACAGAGCCGCCAAGATGTAAGATTTCACCGTTCGATGCGACTTGGCCTATCGAAACCGAGTGGGCAGCGTTGAATAACTCTATCGGTGGGACTCTCATCAAAACACGCCCAGCGGCATCTTCCTGTTACGAGACGAATCCGTTTGATTCACCCCTGAACTGCAACATCGTTGAGGCCAACTGGACTCAGTCGACTTTCCATGCCAACCTCCCCGAGTCGATTTCATCCGCATTATACGCCAACAATTCCTGCCTACCTCCTGGGGCTCCGGGTTACAACAAAACGCGTGGTTGCCATCTCGGTGGATATCCAAGTTATGTTGTAAATGCGACGAGCGATGAGCAGATCGCTCTCGCTGTCAAATGGGCATCAGACCGAAACATCCGCATCGTTGTCAAGGGAACTGGCCATGACTTATCCGGAAG GTCTGGTGGTGCACACTCTCTGTCCATTTGGACTCGGCACATGCAACGGGTCGAGTTCGATCCGAACTGGAGAGTACCTGGGACTAATAAGACAGACACCGTGCTCATCGCCGCAAGCGGTCTCATTTATGGTGATGCAGTTGGTCACGCTCTCAAGTACGGCCACGTCATTGTCAGTGGTAATGATGCCACAGTTGGCTTGGGAGGGCATATCCAAGGTGGTGGTCATGGCCCATTGTCCAGCACCTTCGGCTTGGCCGCTGACAACATATACCAAGTGAGAGCTGTAACGACTCAAGGCCACATACTCACTGCCGATGCCACACAAAACCAGGACCTGCTCTGGGCCATTCGAGGGGGTGGCGCGGGACAATATGGTATTGTTACTGAATACGTGCTGAAAGCTTATCCCGCGCCAAGTGTCATCGAAACCGGTTTCACTATGTCTCCAAGTGGTAACAGTTCAGCTGCATACGAAGCGACCTGGAACGCTTTCTCAGAGTTAATGCGCCTGCTCCCTGATCTTATGGATGCTGGCTTAGCCGGTGCGGCGGTAGTACAAGGCAATTACAAAGCCGGCGTCAGCATCAACCAGGGGTTCTATGCCTTCAACAAGTCAAAGACAGCCACCGAAAAGTTGGTTCAGATGGCTatcgacaagatcaacgcCTTTGCTGGTAACGACAGTAGCATCTTATCTATCGTCGCTTCCAAAACAACTGTCTATCCTCGATACAAGGAGTTCTTCGAAGCCTTGAATGCTGGAGGCTCAAACCAGGCCGGAGCTTATTCCATGCCGTCCAGTCGACTTCTTGGCCGCCGGGAGACATCCGACATGAACGAGAAGGTGCTGGTTAGCTATCTCAAGCGGATGCTTACAAACTCTGACCCGGAAGCATCTGGTATGGCTGTCATCGGCTTGCAGGGTGGACCGGGTCCTGCGGAAACGCCGAAAAGCATGCGAGGCGCGCTTCTACCAGCATGGCGATCAATCTATCTCCATACCATGAGCTATAGTCTGACTCTCGACAGTACTCTTACACCGGCAGAGACACTGGCGAAAGGAGCACGTGAGCTTAATGACTCTAAGGAAAAGCTCTGGCAGGAATGGGCGCCAGATACTGGAGCGTATATGAACGAGGCAAATCCCTATAATCCGCATTTTAAGACGGACTTCTACGGACCATTCTATTCTCGTCTGTTGGAAGTGAAGGAGAAGTATGACCCTACTGAGAGTCTTTGGGTTTTATCTGGAGTCGGAAGTGATGCTTGGGACTATAGTCTAGATACAGGCAAGCTTTGCAGAGGGAGTTAA